A stretch of DNA from Fragaria vesca subsp. vesca unplaced genomic scaffold, FraVesHawaii_1.0 scf0512949, whole genome shotgun sequence:
ACGGCCTTAGTATGAAGGACAAAAGCATCTCCAAGATTCCACGGTACCACCAATTTCAAGATATAAAGAATTTGCTAGAAGTCATGTTCAGCTCATCCACGCCTGCAGATCCATCAGTCAGGGACAAGCTTTACAAGCTCAACAATCTCTTGACCGAGTGCAAGATGCTATCAAGAAAACATTGTTTCAACTCCCCGGAGGAGCTAATTACTATTCACAGAATCCGGAGAGACTTGAGGCTGATCAAGAAGGAAATCCAGGCCATTGTCTCGGAGGAAGCATCAACTCGAGGCAATAGTACTGAAGAACGTAATACTGGTGATTCAAGCTCACCTGATATAGGCATTTTGAGATGGACTACTCGTGCAGTAGATGCAACAAAGgtttatggatttgatgaTGAGGTGTTGTCATTGGAAAACTTGCTTCTCAAGAAAGGAAGTGATGTTCATCAGTTCAAGGCTGTAGGCATTGTTGGCAGGGATGGTATAGGAAAGACAACGCTTTGCCAACTGATGTTCAACAAAGAGGAAGTGAAAAAAGACTTCAATCCAAGGATCTGGGTGTGCATGGCCAGACACCCGGATGAAGACAAGGCTGAGGATCTTAAAGTAGCAATTGTCAAAAGAATGTTGAAGTACCTTGGAGTCGAAGAGGCGATAGTCAAGTCGGTTTGTGATGTAAAACCTGGCCTAGAAGGACTGCTATGTGCTCTTTATCTGCAATTGTTAGGAAAGAGGTATCTAATTGTGCTTGATGATGCTAGGGAGACAGACTCATGGTATAAAGAGTTGGATTCCAGTTTGACTCATGATAAGAAATGGGGTGACAGCTTCGGATTTGGATTTCCGAAAGACAGTGGAGGAAGAGTCATAGTTACAAGCAGAAATGAAGAACTAGCAAACATCATGGTTGGGAAGGAAAATGTACATCATCTTGAGCCAATGTTGGACAATGAAAGCTGCTGGGCGATATTCAAAGACTCGGTTATTGACGAAGATCTGTTACCAGCCAATCACTCAACCTTGGAAGCAGAACTGAAATTAGAAGTAAAACAGAAGTGTGGCGGTCTTCCGTTAGCTGCGAAAATGATGGGACAAGCAATGCAGAAGCAGGAAGAAGAGCGTACATGAAGCCAAATGACGGAACAGGCAATGCAGGAGCAGGAACAAGAGAAAACCACAAGTCATCAAGGTATCAAGGATACCCCAGTAACCTAAGTGTATGTCAATTGCATTGTTCCTCAattacttttgatttttttttttagatcaactAATTTGATCTTGCTAAAGCCTTGTGGAAGCTTCAAACAAATAATGTttagatcaaattaaatgttacttttcttttagatTCATGCTCACAATTGATTGCTCAGCAAAAGTAGCTGTTTAACAACTGTACTAAACATTGTTTGTCTACTTTGTCAAATTGCAAATGTTGCAAATACTAGTAAGTAATACATTTTCTGTTACTTAAATTTAGTCACAGTTTTGTTGGGTACGGTTATCACACTACCACAAAAGTGGGCTACAAACACAATTAGAAATGGTGTGTGTTGTGTTATTGGGCACCAATCAATGGtaggtatagggtttagacACGGCCTCTCACACTAGTACTTGATTAGTACCTATTGCTGGTGTGGCTAAGTTAAAACACTCGCTATCAGTTTTTTGGTGACCCATTTTGAGATTACTGTGCGGGCTTTGGTGACTTCCTTCAACACACCGTAATAACATATCAGGTACccatttgcatttgaattttttcgATGATGCATgtgcatttgaatttgaatttgaattttatagTCAGTTTCTGGTAAAGATGCAGATCGCAGCATAACCATGTCAAAGTCAAACGATTCAAAGAAGTTGAAGGTTTCAAGCAGGCCGTGAATTAATGTGAAGGTTTCGATCCAAAATCTCATTCCAGGCAGCTGGTAGTAGAAATTGTGAAGGCTTCAAATACTTACCCTACGTACCCTTTATAATTCGATCAGCTCCACAGACTAAACAGAACAAGCTCGGCAAGAACACTTCAACCCATAAAccaaccaaaactcaaatctttgaaatttggccaatcatcatcatcctcattgtACTCGTCCTCCACATCCTCCACcaagttcatcttcttgtttctgCAACACACGCAATCATTATTACACAAAACCCAAGAAATCGAACACAATTTTGGGAACAAACGAAAACCTGAGGGAGAGTCTCCGACGAGCCTGCAACGAGCTCCTCCTTGACGAAGGCCGAGAAATCTTTAGGCGTTGGTCGGATCTGGTGATAGAAGGGGAGATAGACCAATAGattgagcttcttcttccttcaccTTCTTTGATGAGCTTCTTCAAATCCAGCATTTTGACTTTCTGTTGGTACAAGAATTGTTGGCTATccctttatgatcaaaacacaaggataCATGCTACATGTTGTAGCCTGGTAGCAAGGACTactcaagtgaagaatgaagaacctgacagatctcatgtgcatcaggtagttcatgcatgtgcatcacattcattcacTAAGGATGGCAGCCGTGCTTGCCATCCCGATTAAACGGATACCCCTGCTGTATCTGTTCTATCTACTGGGTCTGACCATGTGCACATTCAAATGTGTTTGCTTCAGTTTCTgagtgtttgaatttcaaataccttttagcaaaacattagtctattcgtacttgagctccaagttagtctagggtggtgtggcaaaccaacccgtgaccacataACTTGAGCCTTTGGGAACCAGCTGGGTTTTATGATTCAAAAACCAAGTTTGACAGCTGCCCATGTGATGCACCGCCCAAGCTATCAGCTGTCCTAAGTGTCCTCTTAGGTAAAGTGGTTTTGTAG
This window harbors:
- the LOC101309022 gene encoding probable disease resistance protein At5g45490-like gives rise to the protein MAHQEMEAHLKDKFLNGLSMKDKSISKIPRYHQFQDIKNLLEVMFSSSTPADPSVRDKLYKLNNLLTECKMLSRKHCFNSPEELITIHRIRRDLRLIKKEIQAIVSEEASTRGNSTEERNTGDSSSPDIGILRWTTRAVDATKVYGFDDEVLSLENLLLKKGSDVHQFKAVGIVGRDGIGKTTLCQLMFNKEEVKKDFNPRIWVCMARHPDEDKAEDLKVAIVKRMLKYLGVEEAIVKSVCDVKPGLEGLLCALYLQLLGKRYLIVLDDARETDSWYKELDSSLTHDKKWGDSFGFGFPKDSGGRVIVTSRNEELANIMVGKENVHHLEPMLDNESCWAIFKDSVIDEDLLPANHSTLEAELKLEVKQKCGGLPLAAKMMGQAMQKQEEERT